One region of Nicotiana tabacum cultivar K326 unplaced genomic scaffold, ASM71507v2 Un00230, whole genome shotgun sequence genomic DNA includes:
- the LOC142179051 gene encoding premnaspirodiene oxygenase-like: MNIVTCSKMKDIFGAGVDTSSTTINWAMVEMMKNPSVFSKAQAEVRKILRGKETFGEIDVEEFKYLKMVIKETFRLHPPLPLLLPRECKEETDLNGYIIPLKTKVVVNVWAMGRDPKYCDDVESFKPERFEHNSMDYIGNSYEYIPFGIGRRICPGISFGLANVYFPLAQLLYHFDWKLPTGINPSELDLIEAAGAACARKNDLHLIATPYQHCHE; the protein is encoded by the coding sequence ATGAATATTGTAACTTGCTCAAAAATGAAGGACATCTTTGGTGCGGGAGTAGATACTTCATCAACAACAATTAATTGGGCCATGGTCGAAATGATGAAGAATCCAAGTGTTTTTTCCAAAGCTCAAGCAGAGGTAAGAAAAATCTTGAGAGGGAAAGAAACTTTTGGTGAAATTGATGTCGAGGAGTTCAAATACCTAAAGATGGTCATTAAAGAAACTTTTAGACTCCATCCTCCACTACCTCTTTTGCTTCCAAGAGAATGTAAAGAAGAAACAGACTTAAACGGCTACATTATTCCATTGAAAACAAAAGTCGTGGTTAATGTTTGGGCAATGGGAAGAGATCCAAAATATTGTGATGACGTAGAAAGCTTTAAACCTGAGAGATTTGAACACAACTCTATGGATTATATTGGTAATAGTTATGAATATATTCCCTTTGGTATCGGAAGGAGAATTTGCCCTGGAATATCATTTGGTTTAGCAAATGTTTATTTTCCACTGGCTCAACTGTTGTATCACTTTGACTGGAAACTCCCTACTGGAATCAATCCAAGTGAACTAGACTTGATTGAGGCGGCTGGAGCAGCATGTGCTAGAAAGAATGACCTACACTTGATCGCTACTCCTTATCAACATTGTCACGAGTGA